The stretch of DNA CTCAACGTCACCAAGCGCGTTACCTTCTCGCTTGGCCCCGGCGCCTCGTTTCTCTTCAGGTGGCTCAACGCTTTTCAGATGTTCTGGCACGTCCAGGGAATGAAATCAGAGTACACGGGAACGATCACTTACAATGGCGTGGTTTACGACGTGACCCCGGAGGGCAGTTGCGGCTACCAGGACAAGAACTGGGGAAGCGACTTCACCAGCCCGTGGCTGTGGCTCAACTGCAACAACTGGACGGATGAGGCTGACGCACCGGTTGACGCGAGCCTGGACATAGGAGGTGGGCAACCGATGCTCTTCGGCAGGCCGCTCGTCGGAAAAAAACTGCTGGGCGCTCTCTGGCGCCAGGGGAAGATGTACGTGTTCTCTTTCGACAGGGTGTTCCTCCAATCGCAGAAGTGGCAGTGTCGCGAGGATGACACGCACCTCCACTGGGATATCGAGATGAAGAACGCGATGTACGCCATGCGGGTCGATTTCCGGTGCCCGAAAGAGAAAATGATCCTTGTGAACTACGAAAACCCAAAAGGCGAAAAGAATCACAACCGCCTCTGGAACGGCGGGCATGCCGAAGGCGCCCTGTCTCTGAAAAACCGTTGGACAGGGAAGGAAGTCGTCAGGCTCAAAGGAACACTGGGCGGATGCGAGTACGGCGTCGCCGATCAGATTGAAACGTGAGCGCGTTGCGACCTGTCGTCGACAGTCACATTCATCTGTGTTAGACTCTCAAAATCCAGGGGTGAAGAATGCCCCAGAACTCATAACGCCACAAAGGAAGAGTTTATGCCAAATATCAAGTCGCAGTGGAAGAGAATGCGCCAGTCCGAGAAACAGCGGATGCGCAACAAGGGCGTAAAGACCGCGCTCAAGTCCGACATCAAGAAATTTGAAGCCGCCCGCGAGTCGGGAGATGTCGAGGCGGCTGCCGAGAGGTTCAAGGTGGTTTCGCGCTCTCTCGACAAAGCGGCCTCCAAAGGCGTCATCCACAAGAACAAGGCCGCAAACAAAAAGTCGCGCATGTCCAAATGTATCGCGGGCATGAGGTGAACAGCGGGTAAAAATTACCCTATTATCTTCACAGTCAGCATTTCCAGGATCGACCCCTGATACTCCCCCTCCTCCAGGTAACGACCGGAGTACATCTCCAACTGAGCTTGCTTGAACTCGCCAAATATCGATCGAAGCCTCTCCTGTGAAAATTTAGTGGACTGTTTGACGCACTTTCCCACGAGGAACGGCGGGATGCCGAGCTCTGACGCTATTTTGCCGTATTCGTGGGTATGCTGCATCGACTTGCAACTGGCTATAAGTCTGAACTGGCGAAGAAGCAAGTTGAATATCTTTTGCGGGCCCTCTCCCTGCTTTATCAATCTGTTCAAGAGATATAACGACAGATCGCGCCGTCTTTCCGCGACTGAGTCGATAAACTCGAAGATCCCCTGTTCGGCGGCCGGTACGACAACTTTCACCACTTCCTCGACGCCTACTGTGTCCGCGTCGGCGGCATAGAGGCATATGCGCTCCACAGCGTCACTCAGATTGCGAAGCTCTCTTCCCACCTTTTCTATGAGCATGTCCCTCGCCGCTGGCTCGATTCTTTTGCCTCTTTTTTTGAATTCGTCGCGTATCCAATCCTCCACCTTGCCTTTCCTGCCTCTCGCGGCCCATGCAAATTTAAGCGACTCGCCGCCTGAAGCAATCGCGCATCGAAAAAGCGCGGAGTTTTCGACTTTCTTGACGATGCCGCTGTCGCGAGGGGCGCCGGACGGAGACGCGCTTGCGACCAGCACCAGTGTCGTGGCGGGGTTAGGCTTCTCCATGTAGCGCGAGATGATGTCCTGCCCTTTCTTGCTCAGCTTGTCGACGTTTTTCGCGATCACAAGCCTGCGTGAAGCCAGAAGCGGGATTGTTTCCGCGGAATCGACCACGTGTTCGGCGCCGGTCTCCATCGCGTTGATGACCTCCATGTTGAAGTCGGCGTCCATCACTGCCGCAAAAAGCTTCTTGAGCCTGTCCAGAGCCTGCTCGACGAGAAGCTCCTCGTCGCCGTACACGTAATAGATATTTTTCAACTCTTCGACTTTGTCGACGTGTTTCCTGGCCAAGTTTTACCGCCTTTTGGAGTTCAGTCCAATTTTACCATTGCGCACGAATATCTCTATGTCGCCGCTCGAATCCGTCCTGGCAATAGCGATTCCCCGTGACGCCAGC from Candidatus Anoxymicrobium japonicum encodes:
- a CDS encoding 30S ribosomal protein S20, which translates into the protein MPNIKSQWKRMRQSEKQRMRNKGVKTALKSDIKKFEAARESGDVEAAAERFKVVSRSLDKAASKGVIHKNKAANKKSRMSKCIAGMR
- the holA gene encoding DNA polymerase III subunit delta, which produces MARKHVDKVEELKNIYYVYGDEELLVEQALDRLKKLFAAVMDADFNMEVINAMETGAEHVVDSAETIPLLASRRLVIAKNVDKLSKKGQDIISRYMEKPNPATTLVLVASASPSGAPRDSGIVKKVENSALFRCAIASGGESLKFAWAARGRKGKVEDWIRDEFKKRGKRIEPAARDMLIEKVGRELRNLSDAVERICLYAADADTVGVEEVVKVVVPAAEQGIFEFIDSVAERRRDLSLYLLNRLIKQGEGPQKIFNLLLRQFRLIASCKSMQHTHEYGKIASELGIPPFLVGKCVKQSTKFSQERLRSIFGEFKQAQLEMYSGRYLEEGEYQGSILEMLTVKIIG